In the Thermodesulfovibrio yellowstonii DSM 11347 genome, one interval contains:
- the ftsH gene encoding ATP-dependent zinc metalloprotease FtsH, whose product MNGQAKGSLKTFLIWLIIGISIIALFNIINVPQKTEKEIIFSEFLLKVQNSEVDEVLIKDNTITGKLKDGSQFKTYYINYPELIKELSSHGVKISVKPPDQTPWYINFLISWGPVIFLVFLWILFMKQMQAGSSRAMSFGKARAKMISNKSVKVTFSDVAGIEEVKEEVKEIVDFLTNPQKYIKLGAKIPKGILLVGSPGTGKTLLAKAIAGEAGVPFFSISGSDFVEMFVGVGASRVRDLFDQAKKNSPCIVFIDEIDAVGRQRGAGLGGGHDEREQTLNQLLVEMDGFESNEGIIVLAATNRPDVLDPALLRPGRFDRQIVVPLPDVKGRLEILKVHTKKILLNSDVDLEKIARGTPGFSGADLANLVNEAALIAARRNSDTVHMNDFEAAKDKVLMGVERKSMVLSEEERRITAYHEAGHALVAKLTPATDPIHKVSIIPRGRALGVTQQLPLDDRYTYSREYLYGTLKVLLGGRVAEEIALGTMTTGAGNDLERATELARKMVTEWGMSERMGPLTFGKREEHVFLGREIAKHRDYSDKTAEEIDEETKRIVTEAYSQTRELLEQNRTILDAIARALLERETLEGPEIEELISESKKAA is encoded by the coding sequence ATGAACGGACAGGCAAAAGGTTCATTAAAAACATTTCTAATCTGGTTAATTATAGGTATTTCAATAATTGCGCTTTTTAACATTATAAATGTTCCTCAGAAAACAGAAAAAGAAATAATATTTTCAGAATTTCTTCTTAAGGTGCAGAATTCTGAAGTAGATGAAGTTTTAATCAAGGACAATACAATAACAGGCAAATTGAAAGACGGCTCGCAATTTAAAACTTACTATATAAATTATCCAGAGCTTATAAAGGAGCTTTCTTCTCATGGTGTAAAAATTTCAGTTAAACCTCCTGATCAGACACCATGGTATATTAATTTTCTCATATCATGGGGACCTGTGATTTTTCTTGTATTCTTATGGATTTTATTTATGAAGCAGATGCAAGCAGGAAGTAGCCGTGCAATGTCATTTGGTAAAGCAAGAGCAAAAATGATTTCAAATAAATCAGTTAAAGTAACTTTTTCAGATGTTGCAGGTATTGAAGAAGTAAAAGAAGAAGTAAAAGAAATTGTTGATTTTCTTACGAATCCTCAAAAATATATAAAGCTCGGAGCAAAAATTCCTAAGGGCATTTTACTTGTTGGTTCGCCTGGTACAGGTAAGACTCTTCTTGCAAAAGCAATTGCCGGTGAGGCAGGTGTTCCTTTCTTTTCCATATCTGGGTCAGATTTTGTTGAGATGTTTGTTGGAGTTGGTGCAAGCAGAGTCAGAGACCTTTTTGATCAGGCAAAGAAAAACTCACCATGCATTGTTTTCATTGATGAGATAGATGCAGTTGGGAGACAACGTGGAGCAGGTCTTGGTGGAGGACATGATGAAAGAGAGCAGACTCTCAATCAGCTTCTTGTTGAGATGGATGGATTTGAAAGTAATGAAGGAATAATTGTACTTGCAGCTACAAATAGACCTGATGTCTTAGACCCTGCACTTTTAAGACCTGGAAGGTTTGATCGTCAGATTGTTGTTCCTCTTCCTGATGTAAAAGGAAGACTTGAAATACTCAAAGTTCATACAAAGAAGATTCTTCTTAACAGTGATGTTGATCTTGAAAAGATTGCAAGAGGAACTCCGGGATTTTCAGGAGCAGACCTTGCAAATTTAGTAAATGAAGCTGCGCTAATCGCTGCCAGAAGAAATAGCGATACTGTGCATATGAATGATTTTGAAGCTGCAAAGGATAAGGTTTTGATGGGCGTTGAAAGAAAAAGTATGGTTTTGAGCGAAGAAGAAAGGAGAATTACAGCATATCATGAGGCAGGACATGCTCTTGTTGCAAAACTTACACCCGCAACTGACCCAATTCATAAAGTTAGCATAATTCCAAGAGGAAGGGCTCTCGGAGTAACCCAGCAGCTTCCACTTGATGATCGCTACACTTACTCAAGAGAATATCTCTATGGTACACTCAAAGTTCTTCTTGGAGGAAGAGTTGCAGAAGAAATAGCACTTGGAACGATGACAACAGGTGCTGGAAATGATCTTGAAAGAGCTACAGAACTTGCTCGCAAGATGGTTACTGAGTGGGGAATGAGCGAAAGGATGGGACCGCTGACATTTGGTAAAAGAGAAGAGCATGTATTTCTTGGAAGAGAAATTGCAAAACACAGAGACTATTCTGATAAAACCGCTGAAGAGATAGATGAGGAAACAAAGAGAATTGTAACTGAGGCTTATAGTCAGACCAGAGAATTACTTGAACAGAATAGAACAATTCTTGATGCAATCGCCAGAGCTTTACTTGAAAGAGAAACTCTTGAAGGTCCTGAAATAGAGGAGCTCATTTCAGAGAGCAAAAAGGCTGCATGA
- a CDS encoding flavin reductase family protein, with protein MITLKENFYRLLHPKIVFLLTSAGKDGKHNVMSCAWATPASEEPPKVIVCVSKEHYTTELILQTEEFAINIPTKDMVKAIWICGSKSGRSVDKFKEAKLKTFKASKVSAPLIEGCAGFIECKVTKTIDAGECYAFLSDVVESKADERYFKKGIWIADNIPMHLGGRKIVYFSSSSSHE; from the coding sequence ATGATAACCTTAAAAGAAAACTTTTATCGGCTTTTGCATCCAAAGATTGTTTTTTTACTTACATCTGCAGGTAAAGACGGAAAACACAATGTTATGTCTTGTGCATGGGCAACTCCAGCATCTGAAGAACCACCAAAGGTTATTGTATGTGTTTCAAAAGAACATTATACTACAGAGTTAATCCTTCAGACAGAAGAGTTCGCAATCAATATTCCTACTAAGGATATGGTTAAAGCTATATGGATATGTGGAAGTAAATCTGGTAGAAGTGTTGATAAATTTAAAGAAGCAAAGCTAAAAACGTTTAAAGCATCTAAGGTCTCCGCACCTCTCATAGAAGGATGTGCTGGTTTTATTGAATGTAAAGTTACCAAAACAATTGATGCTGGTGAATGTTATGCTTTTCTATCTGATGTTGTTGAATCAAAGGCTGATGAAAGATATTTTAAGAAAGGCATCTGGATTGCTGATAACATTCCTATGCATCTTGGTGGTAGAAAAATTGTTTATTTTAGTTCCTCGTCTTCGCATGAATAA
- the folP gene encoding dihydropteroate synthase, which yields MKLKFHNFEFNFLKKTYIMGIINVTPDSFFDGGKYFNFQKAVDHAFRLIDEGADILDIGGESTRPGAEPVSIDEELRRVIPVIEAISKRISIPISIDTYKARVAEEAIKAGATIINDISGLRFDPQMSTIASKYKVPVIVMHIKGTPKDMQKNPYYEALIPEIIEYLRDSVVIAKQAGVDENMIIIDPGIGFGKLPEHNLTIIKNLREFSNLGKPLLIGVSRKSFIGKVLNESLPEKRLEGTASAVAISVINGANIVRVHDVGFMAKVVKMADAIKFS from the coding sequence ATGAAGCTCAAGTTTCATAATTTTGAGTTCAATTTTCTCAAAAAAACCTACATAATGGGAATTATCAATGTAACCCCTGATTCTTTTTTTGATGGTGGAAAATATTTCAATTTTCAGAAAGCAGTTGATCACGCATTTCGTTTAATTGATGAAGGTGCTGATATACTTGATATTGGTGGAGAATCAACACGTCCTGGAGCAGAACCAGTAAGTATTGATGAAGAACTTAGAAGAGTTATACCGGTGATTGAAGCAATTTCAAAGAGAATTTCCATTCCTATTTCCATTGATACATACAAAGCTCGTGTTGCAGAAGAAGCAATTAAGGCAGGTGCAACTATTATAAATGATATAAGTGGATTGAGATTTGACCCTCAGATGTCAACAATAGCAAGTAAATACAAAGTTCCTGTTATTGTCATGCATATAAAAGGAACACCCAAAGATATGCAGAAAAATCCTTACTATGAGGCTCTTATCCCTGAAATTATTGAATATTTGAGGGACTCTGTGGTTATTGCCAAACAGGCAGGAGTTGATGAGAATATGATAATTATTGACCCAGGTATTGGATTTGGTAAGTTACCTGAACACAATCTTACAATAATAAAAAATCTCAGAGAATTTTCTAATCTGGGGAAGCCATTACTTATTGGAGTCTCAAGAAAGAGTTTTATTGGTAAAGTTTTAAATGAAAGTTTACCTGAGAAAAGACTTGAAGGTACTGCTTCAGCTGTTGCTATATCAGTTATTAATGGAGCAAATATTGTAAGAGTCCATGATGTGGGATTTATGGCTAAAGTTGTAAAAATGGCTGATGCTATTAAATTCAGCTAA